The Gallus gallus isolate bGalGal1 chromosome 6, bGalGal1.mat.broiler.GRCg7b, whole genome shotgun sequence genomic interval AAATACTTCATATATTCCTCTCCATTCTTGTCAAGGAAATCAAGGTACTTTGCCAGTTCTTGAGGGCTGTCAAAGTCATCGATAAGAATGATGGAGAGGTTGTTTGGCATCCAGTCCCGCACAGCTGGGGAGCCTCGGTATACTGGGACAGCACCCAAATGCATTGGACGCCACAGCTTCTCCGTCATGTAGTCGTTACATATGGCATTCTCCAAGGCCAGGTGGAACTTGTACCTGGCGATGAAAGCCATGAATTCAGGATCTTCTGTAGTGGCTGTTGAAGTGTCTCTCAGTCGCTCGCTGGGAAGCTCACGGTTATGCAGGCATTTCCCGTAGGAGTCAACCTATAAAATAACCAAAATAATGAGTCGCCTTtacaaagtgatttttttttgcctggagCTCATAGTCCTCCTAAGATCCTAACTTTAATAGTTCCTAACTACCTCAGTTGAGCCTCGCTTCGCTCCAACTTCATCCCATTTAGATGACTCCTagtttccagttttcttttaacagcTTCAGTCACAAACTGAATGCTCAGtttcaaaagcaggaaaaagtaCACTACAGGTAGGGGAGAGGACAGGTGGAGAAACAAGATTtcgcagaaaaaaaaaaccaaaatgtatttattagagaacaaagcagaaactaAGAGGTAAGAAAGGGCATTCAGCTTCCTCCATGTGAGTTTATAAGCCGTATTTCTACTTTGCAGGGATGAGGCCTTTTCCAAACAATGATTTCACACAGCTCCCAATCTCAGCAGTTTGGCAGAACTACCTTCCATTTgttagactgaaaaaaaaaggtcgatgcagggagctggaagagcactgtggaaaaacaaagagcatACTTGATCCAGGGCCTGCTTCGATAACACAGAGACAGGTTTCTAAAAAGATTTTGTCTTCGCTTTGTTACTGAACAAACAACAAACTTTGGTGAGTAATTAACCACCGCCAATACAAACAGCAGAACCGACTCAGAAGTTGTTCCGATTTCCCCAACGGACGAGGCTCGCGATGACTCgcagccttccttccttcccgCTCACCTAAAGCTCCAGAGATTCCAGCAGCGAACAGCGCTCAGCGCACCAGACCTACGCGGGCTTAGCACAACTTTCTGCCGATCCCAAGCCGGCCAACTCCATGCCCGACAGCTACCCACCGGCACGCGGAGCAGCCCGCGCCGCGCTGTGGGAAGGCACGCAGTTAGTCTTTCCGTCCAGCCCGCGGTCGGCACGCTTCCCGTTACGACTCACGTCTCGGCTAAAAACCAGGACAAACACCCCATTAACGGAGCGGCTCGGCCAGGCAGGCGCGGCTCCCAcagcgccccgcgccgccgcaccCACCTGGATGTACTTCATGAGCTCCCGCACGTAGCGGTCCCGGTCCGAGGGCACGTCGCAGTGGGACTGCATGTAGAGCACCGGGCCGTagccccgccgccgccacgCGTCCTTCTCGGCCAggggcagcgccgggccccGCAGGTAGCCGGCGCCGGGCAGCCACTGCAGCGTCAGCGGGTAGTCCGACTCGCGGCGGAAAGTGGCCGTGTAGTTGAAGAGGCGGATGCCGGGCGGGTGAGAGAGGAGGTAGTTGTTCATGGGGGACTCCTCGTGGAAGAGCGCCCACGTCTGGTGGGGCAGGCGGGGCAGCGGCGCCTCGTAGGCGCGGAAGTCGGTGCCGTAGAAGATGAGCGCCTTGGTGCGGCGGTgccgcgccgcccgccggcTGCGCGTGACGAGGCACGAGCCCCGCGGGCAGTCGATGCGCTCCGTGTCGCCGGGAAAGTGCGGGAAGAGGCTGCCGCTCCACCACAGCAGGATGGGCAGCGCCTTGTTGCTCCGCGTGTCGTTGTTGCCCGGCCCGCGGTACGACGCCGCGGCCACGAAGGCCGGGCCCGGCGGGACGGCAGCCCGCGCCCAGCCCTCCGCCCCGCACGGCGTCCCCGCGTCCCCCGGCCCGGGCTCTCCGTCCCCGTCCCCCGCGGCGGCCCGGCTCCCCGCGCCCCACGCCAGGGCCAGCGTCACCCAGAGGCAAGCGGGCCCCCGCCGGGCCGCGCGGCCCGGCCCTCCGCCGCCCATGCCCCGCCGCTGGGCCCGCGCCGGTCGCCCCGCCGCCAGGAAACGGCCGCGCCGGCCCCGCCCTCGGGCGGCGCTGCGTGAGGGGGCGCGCGGGCAGCGGCCGCCGGGGGAGGGAGAGCGGGGAGCGTGGCGCGTCTGCGCTCTTACGTGAGGCGAACGCAAATCCTCTCCGCCGCCAACGGAGCGAGCGCTCGTGTGGGCGCTGCGGGAAAGcgggcagagctcagctccgTCCTGCCAGAGTCGGCAGCAGGACTCCTTGCACGGACCTGGAAATAACGCCTTTGGTACTGAAGTGGAGGGTGGGTAGTTGCAGACCGCTCGCTACAAAATGCAAgttctgaaatagaaaaaaataaagctcacGGAGATTAAACAGCACCTTTTGTCTGCTGGCTCTCGTTGAATCTCTTACCGCCGTtcacaaggaagaaaagcacCAGAGCGGCTGTGCAGGACAGGAGGCTGTGAAGGAGCAGAGCACTCGGCCGCACTGCagcccttcccctctcctccctcccgcAAAATACAGGGTTTAGAAAAATAAGCAGTGTTTATTTACTAACAATGACATAAAATACatcttaatatatttttatttctttacaaattaaaagatgcattggaaaaaaacaagtgaagaaaatgaaaggttCGTTTATGATCTCATTTCCACCCCCACAGCCCTCAGTATTAACACTAGAAATTAGTATCTGTGGAAATCTGCGGTTGCTGAGCCTTATATTCCTGGGAAGCTTTTCCCCTTCTAGTTAAAAATCCTCTAGCTCATTGGGTTGGAGCAATGCACGGAGCAAAACGTCAGCCACAGCCATACAAAAACAAGGAAGGTTTTGTCAATCACTTTGTCAAAGAGTTTCTCCATACTCCATTTTCTATGTAGTGATGGGAGGGAAGACAAATCAGCAGCATTGTAAGAAAAATGGATTTATATACACGCTACAGTATATGGAACTAAATAAAACCACAGCCAGATATTTCTCTGATCCTAATAAGGACTTTTCTCTGAAACGACCAGCCCAGCCAACAGCTCCTCTAACCACCCTCAATTTTTCCTCCCCCTCGTAGTGCTCAAACTCCAGGGAAGTTTAAGAACACCCATTAAGTGCTCAAACTACTACACAATCCTCCTTCCCAAAGTGAAGAATCAAAGCCCTTGGAATTCTGAATTTGATTTGCACTTGCTCCTTCTTCACAGGAGTCTTCTCAACCACCCCTGCAGAACGGAGTGGCAGAGCGGCCGACGTGGATGGACTTATATGTCTGAGGTATTTTAGTTTAACAAACATGCTTATAAAAAGGCTTTGTGCAAGCTGATCAGTAGATAGAATGGAGAGGGTATAAACATTCAGTGATGAAACTTCCCTACGGCCAAAACTCTTCCCAGTAACTGAAATCAGGTACTAGCAATACCTAATGCAGGGCAGTCTAAACCTCAGCTTTTGTCCCCCATTCCTTGTAATCCAGGGCACAAAGCTGTCTCAAATCTGGGTCAGTAGAACTCATACTCCTGCTTGTCTGCTATGAATCACAACAGTATGGTTGAAAGGAGCTACTTCCTTATCATCCAGCTCCCACACAGCCCCAAATCACCTTGTAACAAGTATTTTCTGCTCAACTTTAAGAGGATTTTGCTCTCACTGCCATCTGGATAGACAAGGTGAACTCTGCAAAAGAAGAGAGACCACAGAACATGTACTGAGTAGGACATTATCACAGGGCTGTGAAATGAGAAAGGAGTCGCTGCTCACACCACCAAGCAGCACCGACTCTATCCCTGTGCTGTTCAGAAGCTGTTGATGGTTACTTACTGACCTATTACTTCCTCCAGTAAAGATCTACAGAGCAACTTACAGTACAGGGAAgatagcaaaaataaatttctcctGCTGCCTAATgctttctatgcttttttttggagggggggaaGATTTCTGGTTCAGACAAATACGATACATTTGTGCTCTGCAATGTCatgttttcctctgcaaagaggaaggaaacaTTTGGCTGCTCCAGCTCCCATCACCCGACCTGCCTCTTGCCCTCCCAACCTGTGCATCCTCTTTACACTAAGAGCATGCACACGCGCCcatacaaacacacagcaaCTACCAGAAATTTTGAAGTTATCGCTTTTTCACCCAATGTTGAATCATGTAcagtgaactgaaaaaaaactaCATTCATTACAACGGGATTAGCGAGCATGGGGTGAGGGGGTGAACTCCTGCCAAGCACAGGAAACAATTTAGATATAAGTAAAAGACCTGGTATCAAaggcccttttttttttttttttttttagccctCACCAGGAAAAAGAATTCATCTCTCATATGGGACCAGGAGAGGTTGAAAGGATTTCTGCTTATGTCATGTGTATTAAAAATTATGGAATTGTACAGATTTCTATGTTGTCCTTTTTGAGGGCGCTGGACCTTCCGATCAGATCATTAGAGAAGACTGAAATGTCACTGCTGAGTTCCAGCACCACTCCCTCCTCTAGCTCAGTAGCTGCCGAATCTCCTTGTGCATGTGACACAGGAAGTCCACATATGAAGCCCCCCCAGTTAGGCTCTTATCCTCCACCAGAAAATGTTTGAAGAGCATTTCCAGCTTATCTTCTTGCTTCACAATTATCaactacaaacaaaaacatgataGTTAGCACAATTCatgctcttcagaaaaaaaaaaaagctagataGCTCAAAATACAACCAAGACAACTAGAAACATAGCAAATAGAGCTTCCATGCTTTCACACTCATACTTGTGCTGGGTTAAGTCTCAATcatatttagaaagaaaactcCACATACGTGGTTTGTGGAGAAGTATAATTAGATTGAAAAACATTATCTTTACAACTATGGTAAGCATGAACTCtataacagatttttttttccagatccttgaaaaaatatgtatgtttgaATCACAGCTGTAAGACTGTGTTCAGCATTAGATTTTATATGAACAGGACTAGCATCATCTGTTTTGCTAGAAGTAAAAGAGAAGGTGAATAAGAGTTATGAATAAGGATCAGCATTTTTACCTTCATGTATCGAGATCTCTGCAGGTGAAGCATGTCAATAATAGACCTTACTTTCTTTGAAA includes:
- the FUT11 gene encoding alpha-(1,3)-fucosyltransferase 11 precursor — protein: MGGGGPGRAARRGPACLWVTLALAWGAGSRAAAGDGDGEPGPGDAGTPCGAEGWARAAVPPGPAFVAAASYRGPGNNDTRSNKALPILLWWSGSLFPHFPGDTERIDCPRGSCLVTRSRRAARHRRTKALIFYGTDFRAYEAPLPRLPHQTWALFHEESPMNNYLLSHPPGIRLFNYTATFRRESDYPLTLQWLPGAGYLRGPALPLAEKDAWRRRGYGPVLYMQSHCDVPSDRDRYVRELMKYIQVDSYGKCLHNRELPSERLRDTSTATTEDPEFMAFIARYKFHLALENAICNDYMTEKLWRPMHLGAVPVYRGSPAVRDWMPNNLSIILIDDFDSPQELAKYLDFLDKNGEEYMKYLEYKNLDGIKNQFLLESLERREWGVNDMTLPNYLNGFECFICDRENARVRAEQEHKKSRGKTPAPSPHIAHFQHMGCPMPTPGFGSVEDLPGEDSWKEMWLQDYWQSLDQGEALTAMIRHNESHQGRFWDYMHEIFLKRTRQH